The nucleotide sequence CAAGGCATCTTGCGTCAATCCCCCCGTGGGTGAACCACCAACTGGAGAGCCGGATGCGGGAGACCCGCCCGTCCGGTTCGGAGGGAGGGGGAACCGGTTAACAACCGGATCTCCCTACCCCTATACACTGCAAGAAAGAAAACCGGGCGGCGGGAAGTTCGTTCCGCGCCGCCCGGTTTGTTGTTCAATCGGAAATTGAAAATTGTAAATTGGAAATCAATACCGGTAGTGCTCGGCCTTGTACGGGCCTTCGGGCGAGAGGCCCAGGTAGGCGGCCTGCTTGCTGGACAGGCGGGTGAGTTTGCCGCCGAGCTTTTCCACGTGCAGGCGGGCGACTTCTTCGTCGAGCTTCTTGTCCAGGCGGTACACGCCGATGCCTCGCTCGTTCGTCCACAGGTCGATCTGCGCCAGCGTCTGGTTGGTGAACGAGTTGCTCATCACGAAGCTGGGGTGCCCGGTCGCACAGCCGAGGTTCACCAGCCGCCCCTTGGCCAGCATGTAGATGCTGTGCCCGTCGGGGAAGGTGTACATGTCGACGGCCCCGGCCGACTCGGGCTTGATCTGCGTAATTTTGATCTTCGGCCAGTTGTTGAGCTCCTTGACCTGGATCTCATTGTCGAAGTGCCCGATGTTGCAGACGATGGCCTGGTCTTTCATTTTGGCCATGTGCTTTGCGGTGATGACGTCGCAGTTGCCGGTGGTGGTGACATAGATGTCGGCCAGGCCCAGGGTGTCTTCGAGCGTCATCACGGGGAACCCCGCCATGTACGCCTGCAGGGCGCAGATCGGGTCGATCTCGGTGACGATCACGCGGGCCTTGTGGGCCGCCAACGCCTGGGCCGAGCCCTTGCCCACGTCGCCATAGCCGCACACGACGGCGACCTTGCCGGCCACCATCACGTCGGTGGCGCGCTTGATCCCGTCGACGAGGCTCTCGCGGCAGCCGTAGACGTTGTCGAACTTGCTCTTGGTGACCGAGTCGTTGACGTTGATCGCCGGCACGAGCAGCTCGCCGCGCTCCATCATTTGATACAGGCGGTGTACGCCGGTGGTGGTCTCTTCCGAAACGCCCTTCCAGTCGGCGGCGACCTTATGCCAGAACTGCTTGTCCTTCTTGAGCTGCTTTTTCAGCAGGGCGTTGATGAGCTGCAACTCGTGGTTGTCGGTGGGCTCGTCGAGGATGGCCGCGTCGTTCTCGGCCGCAAAGCCTCGGTGAATCAACAGCGTCGCGTCGCCGCCGTCGTCGACGACGAGGTTGGGCCCCTTGCCATTGGGCCAGGTCAGGGCCTTGAGGGTGTAGTCCCAGTATTCTTCGAGGCTCTCGCCCTTGTAGGCGAAGACGGGCACGCCGCTGGCGGCGATGGCCGCGGCAGCGTGGTCCTGCGTCGAGAAGATGTTGCACGAGGCCCACCGCACGTCGGCGCCGAGCTCGACGAGGGTCTCGATGAGCACGGCCGTCTGGATCGTCATGTGCAAACTGCCCATGATGCGGGCGCCGGCGAGGGGCTTCTCGCGGCCGTACTTCTCGCGGCTGGCCATCAGACCGGGCATCTCGTGCTCGGCGATGGAAATTTCCTTGCGACCGAAGTCGGCCAGCTTGATGTCCTTGACCTTGTATTGCGCTGCTGCGACTGCCTTTGGCATAGTGCTCTCCTGAAGCCGGGGTTCGAATGGGGCATTATAATCAGGGCGGTGCGATTTCCAACCGCAATTGTCTGCAGGGCCTTGGCCGTTCTGCTGGGCATGGGTCGGGGAAGCTACGTCCACGAATGTCACGAATGACACGAATGGGAAGAAGCGGAAACGCCGCCATGCATCCGACGCGAAGTCGCATCCATCATTTCTAGACAGGCGTTCGTCTTGGCGGTTACGATGGCGCCATGCACACTGCACGCGACACCATGACGCCGCGCGAACGATGGCTGGCGGCGCTGGACATGGAGGCGGTGGACCGCCTGCCGTTCTGGCCGAAGCTGGGGGGCAACTACTCCGCGGCCCAGAAGGCGCCTTTCCGCGACATGAGCTTGGCGCAGATCCACCAGTGGATCGGCTCGGACTGTCATGAGGGGGTGGGCTTGGGCATCAAGACATCCTTCGACGGCTGGAACGTCCGTGCCGAGGCGGTTGAGCCCGGACCGGATCGCATCGTTCGCCGCAGCTATGGCGGCCCCGGGGGCGTAGAGTTGACGTCGGCGGACCGGTTCGACGAGGCCTCGGGGGCGTGGCACCCGGTCGAGTTTCCCGTCAAGACGCCCGATGACATCGACGCGATGCGAGATTTCTATCTCGCCCATCGTCTCGAGCTGGACGCGCCTTCGGTGGAGATGGCACGCAAGCGCCAGCAGGAAATCGGTCCGGCGGCCAGCACGATGGCCTGCGTCGGCACCAGCGCGTTGATGGAATGGGTGCAGCACCTGGCCGGGGTCGAGAACGCGCACTTCTTTCTGGCCGACTGTCCCGGGCGGGTCGAGGCCTTGTTCGAGGCGATGCAGACCCGTCTCGAAAACGCCATGGAACTGGCTGCCCGCCATTGCCCGGCCGACACGCTGTACCTGATCGAGAACACCTCGACGACGCTGATCTCGCCCGCCCAGTACCGGCGGTACTGCGCCGGGCACATCGGCCGCTGCGCCAGGATCGCCCGTGCCCATGGCAGGCGCCTGGTGCTGCACATGTGCGGGCATTTGAGAGACCTGCTGGACCAGTTGTCCGGCGTAGGGGCGCGGGCGTTCGAGGCGTATAGCCGTCCGCCGCTGGGATCGGCCACGCTGGCGCAGGGGCGTGCGGCGTGTCCGGACGTGTGTTTCATCGGGGGCACCGGCGCGGGGCTGTGGTTGCGCCCGGCCGAGGATATCATCGCCGCGCTGGAGAGCGACCTGGCGGCGCTGCCGCATCATCGCGGGTTGGTGATCACATCGGCCGGCGTTATGCCCCCGGCGGCGACGCCGGAAAAGATCCGCCAGGTGTGCCAGTGGGTGCAGAATTATCCGGCGCGGATGACGTGAGCATCCAGCGGTGGGTGGCTTTTGGCTGGGTGGCATGGCGACACCAGTTTCATCGGGGTCGCCATGGGGCATGGAACGATCATGGCGACCCGCATAAAACAAAAACGCGTGTCGCCATGCCACCCAGGAATGCGCGTGTCGCCATGCCACCCCGGTGCGGGTGGCCATACTATCGCCAAAGGAGCCAAGCGATGCAGCGATACGGTTCAGTAATCGGCGTTAAGGAAGATCAGATCGCCCAGTACAAGAAGCTCCACGCGGCGGTCTGGCCGGACGTGCTGGCGATGATCACCGCCTGCAACATCCGCAACTACTCGATCTACCTGCGTAAGCTGCCCGACGGCAAGCACTACCTGTTTGCGTACTTCGAGTATGTCGGCAGCGACTTCAAGGCCGACATGGC is from Planctomycetaceae bacterium and encodes:
- a CDS encoding uroporphyrinogen decarboxylase family protein translates to MHTARDTMTPRERWLAALDMEAVDRLPFWPKLGGNYSAAQKAPFRDMSLAQIHQWIGSDCHEGVGLGIKTSFDGWNVRAEAVEPGPDRIVRRSYGGPGGVELTSADRFDEASGAWHPVEFPVKTPDDIDAMRDFYLAHRLELDAPSVEMARKRQQEIGPAASTMACVGTSALMEWVQHLAGVENAHFFLADCPGRVEALFEAMQTRLENAMELAARHCPADTLYLIENTSTTLISPAQYRRYCAGHIGRCARIARAHGRRLVLHMCGHLRDLLDQLSGVGARAFEAYSRPPLGSATLAQGRAACPDVCFIGGTGAGLWLRPAEDIIAALESDLAALPHHRGLVITSAGVMPPAATPEKIRQVCQWVQNYPARMT
- the ahcY gene encoding adenosylhomocysteinase → MPKAVAAAQYKVKDIKLADFGRKEISIAEHEMPGLMASREKYGREKPLAGARIMGSLHMTIQTAVLIETLVELGADVRWASCNIFSTQDHAAAAIAASGVPVFAYKGESLEEYWDYTLKALTWPNGKGPNLVVDDGGDATLLIHRGFAAENDAAILDEPTDNHELQLINALLKKQLKKDKQFWHKVAADWKGVSEETTTGVHRLYQMMERGELLVPAINVNDSVTKSKFDNVYGCRESLVDGIKRATDVMVAGKVAVVCGYGDVGKGSAQALAAHKARVIVTEIDPICALQAYMAGFPVMTLEDTLGLADIYVTTTGNCDVITAKHMAKMKDQAIVCNIGHFDNEIQVKELNNWPKIKITQIKPESAGAVDMYTFPDGHSIYMLAKGRLVNLGCATGHPSFVMSNSFTNQTLAQIDLWTNERGIGVYRLDKKLDEEVARLHVEKLGGKLTRLSSKQAAYLGLSPEGPYKAEHYRY
- a CDS encoding L-rhamnose mutarotase yields the protein MQRYGSVIGVKEDQIAQYKKLHAAVWPDVLAMITACNIRNYSIYLRKLPDGKHYLFAYFEYVGSDFKADMARMAADATTQKWWSVCMPCQEPLGDRGEGNWWADMEEVFHCP